Genomic window (Podarcis muralis chromosome 9, rPodMur119.hap1.1, whole genome shotgun sequence):
gcttcaggttacagactccgctaacccgctaactacagactccgctaacccgctacctcgggttaaaactttgcttcaggatgagaacagaaatcgcatggcggtggcagcgggaatacccctttagctaaagtggtacctcaggttaagaacagttttaggttaagaacagacctccagaacgaagtaagttcttaacccaaggtatcactgtactgactccctgttgctactcatcttaaaaaaaaaaattcattggaaaaaatctggtaaccataagttaactccaactttgaatgGTGTGATATACTGCCAGAGGGCTCTTAGACAGTTCCAGACAGGAAAATCCACTCAAGGAGGGGATGGTGAAGGACTGGCAAGAGGGTGTGACCTTTGGAGAGTCCCATTGGCCAAGCaaaaaggttttttggggggcctcaTCTGGCccatctccttcatggatcactgccttgccgtggtgaaggggcttgaataactcagagaagctatgagctatgccgagcagggccacccaagatggacaggtcatagtggagagttttgaccaaacgtgatccacctggagcaggaaccggcaagccactccagcatccctgacaagaaaactccatggacaaagacaacagtttgaccaaactgcgggaggcagtggaagacaggaatgcctggcgtgctctggtccagggggtcacgaagaggcagacacaactaaacgactaaacaaaaacaacatctggcACACGGACCTGAGCCTCTCCGTTCCCAGCACAACAGCCCGGCCCACCTGCCAAAGAGCGGCTCTACACAGGACCAATGTTTCCAAGCTCTCCCTTTATTCGTGGTTGCTCCTCTCAAGAGCAGCTCCTTTCACTGAGGAAGAAGATCAAGGGCAGGATGAAGATGAGGTTGCAGAAGATCAGCCCAACACGGACCAGGAAGTAAGCGACCGCCAAGGACATCACCAGGTCCTCGATCCCCTGGACGTAAAGGTGGAAGGACGTCTGCTGGGCTCTCTCGCCCGCTGCCCCCTGGCACAAGGCATGCCCCGTCCTCAGGTTCTCAGAAGATGCAGCGCCCATTATGGTGTTTGCCCTGAGGACAGAAGGGAGAAGCAAGCGGGACTATTTGCAAAGTGGCTGGAAGCAAAAGAGACCCACTCTGAAATAAGAGAGTGGTTCAAGGCGTgggatatttaaaatgcagtcaaaccaacaaggtgcttttgctagataggcacatgatagaCGCCaaagctcacagagttttcctgtaagtttgctagagagaactttgTGAGAGCACTCCCACTGTGCCTTGACACAGGGAGGGTATATTGTCCTTCCCTTCCTGAGCacatcctcttctcttctcttctcttactCTTCCTGTCATCACCAAGGTAGAAATGTGAGAGCAACTGCTAAGTCTGAGCTACAGCTCAGAAACTCCATCTTAAGCTAGACCTAAGCATgtctttgtaactgaattaccattttaagcctgccggAACAAAGCTGTTGTATCTGTTATTCTGCAGCAGAAACTCTGAGTGAGTGAATGTTATtgttttaccttttacaagactgtttgtGTGGCTGTGGttttaagaggaggaaaagggggggggggacaccaggaGAATCCAATCTTCCTTAAAGAATCCTGggttacttaaactaaaaggctagGACTAGCCTATCTGAGCTTCCTTTTAAACTGCAAAGGaatggcactctgctgaactcacaaacgagaagaaggaaggataatagcgaataaataaatcttctcccagCATCTGTTCACATCCCTACACCAGGCAGGTCTCTAAGGAATACTGAAGAGTGCAAGTttgtaaatgaaaatgaaaatacaacaaaaatgaaataaactggCAGGGACATGCGAGCTTCCAGATTGTGCCAAATGCGGATGTACCAGGGGGAGAGGGGACAGAAAGGAAACTAGAGGTGGTCTAATGCAGTCCACTCGTCCTTTTCAGTCACCACATCTTGCAGCAGTGAATTCCTGCTGTCAGTTAAGCTCTGGGGAATGGACTTTGCTCTAAGTCTGCTTTCTACTGGGtcaagttctgggcaccacaatttaacgaggatgttgacaggctggaaggtgtgcagaggagggagaccaagatgatcaaaggtctagaaaccaagcctttggAGGAATGATCacaggagttgggtatgtttagcctggagaagaggatgtGGGATTTGATACAtagatagcagtcaagtacaacattccttgttttcctagagtggattGCAGAGGGATGTTTGCTCCAGTGagtagaaaacttcctgtttcctcctgactgGGACATACCTCCTCTTGCATGTGGCTAGAGGTGGGTGTgatcttacctgtccaggtaacgaAAAGGACAAGCAACAGCtgtttttagctagagatgctctcttggctttcaGCTTTCAGCCAAACAAAGAAACTATCTCCATATGGGATTGACTCACATGTATGTCTAtatctgtaactaagtctgccttcaggggtcCATCTGTGAACTagatgtgtgagtaaacttcttttataatactttacacaagattgtgtcaTGTCTATTCTtttaagggagagaaaaggggattACCAGGAATGCTATATTGAGAAGCTTAAACAAGCTTGCAACAAGCGAAccgctgtgtgtttaaaaggggaatgcactctgctaagtaaagggacttgctaacgcaagttaggaaggatattattaaacaatatatcctctcctgcctccctgaacattcccacagagagTGAGAGGAGATCTGAGAGCGGTCTTCAAATATCAAATATcaaaagggctgccacatgaaggatggagcaagctagttttctgctgctccagaggggaggccCCATAGCActtgattcaaattacaagattgcagattccgactgaacattaggaagaactttctggtggcaagagTTGTTGGGCAGTGGGACAGACgagctcagaaggtggtggactccccttccttggaggttgaatGACCATCTGTCTGGGGTTCTTTAGCTGAGAATCCTGTAtagctggggttggactagatgaccctgggcgtcccttccaactcgtctGTCCCACTGCCCAACAActcttgccaccagaaagttcttaaAAGAACctccttgcatttggcaagacgctcccctccctcttccccttccaACTTACCCAGAGATGACGTTGGAGACAACAAACCCCATGGGCAGGATCAGGAAGAGGCAGGAGAAATAAATGGCCGTCTGGATGAGGAAGTGGAGAGCCGCCAGGAGCAAGAGAACGTTCAGGAGCCGCTCAAGTTTGGGGAAGGAGCCTGCTTGGAGGACGGCATCGCCCGCTCCCTGGGCATGGGGAGGGTTGGAGAGAGGCTGCAGAAGCATCGTGGTGCTACGTGCATGGAAGCAGAAGCAGGAATGAGAGAGGGAGCCAATGAGGGGCCGTCAGGTCAGGACTTATCATCGTACTGTAAAGTGAGAAGGGAcccaactccctgcaaggcaAAAATCCCGCCAGTGGTGCTCTGAAGGTTAAGCACAAGTGATGTGGCAGGGGGCAGATTCAActgtgtttgcatttaaaggctgaTCAattaaatttgcactttctgaaacaaggtgggaagcagaacacagccatccgcTCAAGTTCgcatttatctgaattttgcaaggcagttatccaacatttggggggaaaaccACACACCACGCATTAGgtaaaagtgtgcatgaaaatgaatatattcGGGAAagtaagtggtacctcgggttaagtacttaattcgttctggaggtccgttcttaacctgaaactgttcttaacctgaagcaccactttagctaatggggcctcctgctgctgccgtgccgccggagcacgatttctgttctcatcctgaagcaaagttcttaacccgaggtactatttctgggttagcagagtctgtaagccgacgtgtatgtaacctgaagcatatgtaacccg
Coding sequences:
- the LOC144328930 gene encoding uncharacterized protein LOC144328930, yielding MLLQPLSNPPHAQGAGDAVLQAGSFPKLERLLNVLLLLAALHFLIQTAIYFSCLFLILPMGFVVSNVISGANTIMGAASSENLRTGHALCQGAAGERAQQTSFHLYVQGIEDLVMSLAVAYFLVRVGLIFCNLIFILPLIFFLSERSCS